In Tamandua tetradactyla isolate mTamTet1 chromosome 7, mTamTet1.pri, whole genome shotgun sequence, the following are encoded in one genomic region:
- the LOC143689941 gene encoding olfactory receptor 8S1-like, which yields MALRNHSTVTEFILMGLSDDPHIEYLLFVFFLVIYLLTLMGNLMLLVVIRADSHLHTPMYFFLSNLSFLDLCFSSVTVPKLLEDLLSEKKTISVEGCLAQVFFVFITAGTEAFLLSMMAYDRYAAICHPLLYAQMMSNQLCVRLVLVSWGLAGLNSVVIVLLTVNLDFCEDQIIHHYICELPSLFPLSCSDISINTDILICIIILHGFGTSLPIFFSYARIISTILTISSTTGRSKAFNTCSSHLIAVILFFGSGLVRYLMPTSGSALDLFFSLQYSVFIPMVNPLIYSLKNKEVKAAVKRTLEKYL from the coding sequence ATGGCTTTGAGGAACCACAGCACAGTCACTGAGTTTATCCTCATGGGGCTGTCTGACGACCCCCACATCGAGTACCTGCTCTTTGTGTTCTTCCTGGTGATTTACCTCCTGACCCTGATGGGGAACCTGATGCTGCTGGTAGTGATCAGGGCTGATTCCCacctccacacccccatgtacttcttcttGAGTAATCTGTCATTCCTGGACCTCTGCTTCTCCTCTGTCACTGTGCCCAAGTTGCTGGAGGACCTCCTGTCTGAAAAGAAAACCATCTCGGTAGAAGGCTGCCTGGCTCAGGTCTTCTTTGTGTTCATCACGGCAGGGACTGAAGCATTTCTGCTCTCaatgatggcctatgaccgctatgctGCCATCTGCCACCCGCTGCTCTATGCACAGATGATGAGCAACCAGCTCTGTGTGAGGCTGGTATTAGTCTCATGGGGCTTGGCTGGTCTCAATTCAGTTGTCATTGTGCTCCTGACTGTCAATCTGGACTTCTGTGAGGACCAAATCATACACCACTACATCTGTGAGCtgccctctctcttccctctgtcTTGCTCTGATATCTCCATCAATACTGATATCCTGATCTGCATCATCATACTGCACGGGTTTGGGACATCCCTCCCCATCTTCTTCTCCTATGCCCGCATAATCTCCACAATCTTGACCATCAGTTCTACAACCGGCAGAAGCAAGGCCTTCAACACCTGCTCCTCTCACCTCATTGCAGTGATCCTGTTCTTTGGCTCAGGTTTGGTTCGCTATCTCATGCCCACATCAGGTTCTGCCCTGGATTTGTTTTTCTCCCTGCAGTACAGTGTGTTCATACCCATGgtgaatcccctcatctatagTCTAAAGAACAAGGAGGTGAAAGCAGCTGTGAAAAGAACATTGGAGAAATATCTTTAA